In Kryptolebias marmoratus isolate JLee-2015 linkage group LG11, ASM164957v2, whole genome shotgun sequence, the following proteins share a genomic window:
- the LOC108244105 gene encoding interferon-induced transmembrane protein 1-like isoform X2, whose protein sequence is MSLLAGLQMFNRFLQTSLQTSSELRAMNPTYPTGAYPPEAVALQGRGPDGFSGQPGVPTGVQYTTVNIPAEPPKDYIIWSFINYFYGNICCLGLAAFIFSIKARDRKVVGDHQGAQHYGSTARCLNIWATVLTSIFFYILMLVIILVFGHVISYSYGNLYNNRYNYGK, encoded by the exons ATGAGTCTGCTGGCAGGACTTCAAATGTTCAACAGATTTCTGCAGACTTCACTTCAAACTTCATCTGAGCTCAGAGCAATGAATCCTACCTATCCCACCGGAGCCTACCCACCTGAGGCTGTTGCACTGCAGGGGAGGGGGCCTGATGGGTTCTCTGGACAACCTGGGGTTCCAACAGGGGTTCAGTACACCACCGTGAACATCCCTGCAGAACCCCCAAAAGACTACATCATCTGGTCCTTCATCAACTATTTCTACGGAAACATTTGCTGTCTCGGACTGGCAGCATTCATCTTTTCCATCAAG GCCAGAGATCGGAAGGTGGTTGGAGATCATCAAGGTGCCCAACACTACGGCTCCACCGCTCGCTGCCTCAACATCTGGGCCACAGTGTTGActtccatctttttttatattttgatgcTTGTAATAATACTTGTGTTTGGGCATGTAATTAGTTACAGTTACGGAAACCTTTACAATAACCGTTACAATTATGGTAAATAA
- the LOC108244105 gene encoding interferon-induced transmembrane protein 1-like isoform X1, with protein MSLLAGLQMFNRFLQTSLQTSSELRAMNPTYPTGAYPPEAVALQGRGPDGFSGQPGVPTGVQYTTVNIPAEPPKDYIIWSFINYFYGNICCLGLAAFIFSIKARDRKIVGDHQGAQKHGSTARCLNIWATVFNSVLILIVLIVCIVVSVKIDGAMHSMPSNSYNNRYNYGK; from the exons ATGAGTCTGCTGGCAGGACTTCAAATGTTCAACAGATTTCTGCAGACTTCACTTCAAACTTCATCTGAGCTCAGAGCAATGAATCCTACCTATCCCACCGGAGCCTACCCACCTGAGGCTGTTGCACTGCAGGGGAGGGGGCCTGATGGGTTCTCTGGACAACCTGGGGTTCCAACAGGGGTTCAGTACACCACCGTGAACATCCCTGCAGAACCCCCAAAAGACTACATCATCTGGTCCTTCATCAACTATTTCTACGGAAACATTTGCTGTCTCGGACTGGCAGCATTCATCTTTTCCATCAAG GCCAGAGATCGGAAGATAGTTGGAGATCATCAAGGTGCCCAAAAGCATGGCTCCACCGCTCGCTGCCTCAACATCTGGGCCACAGTCTTCAATTCCGTCTTAATTTTGATTGTGCTAATTGTATGCATTGTTGTGTCTGTGAAGATAGACGGAGCAATGCACTCTATGCCCAGTAACAGTTACAATAACCGTTACAATTACGGTAAATAA
- the LOC112451033 gene encoding mannose-binding protein C-like has product MCGREIFSFIEQDFETLKKTTAKLELAINFGFVRKVGQKYFVSNKETDSFSKAVEFCSQQGLELALPQSEEENRILTQLIGEADKTAWINVNNKRAEGNFRSDMKNQPLTFTKWGEGEPDDSIQGTGCTMVSETGMWRVTQDCSLNAHIICQI; this is encoded by the exons ATGTGTGGACGAG aaatcttcagttttattgaacAGGATTTTGAAACACTGAAGAAGACGACTGCAAAGTTAGAGCTTG CAATAAATTTTGGCTTTGTGAGAAAGGTCGGTCAGAAATACTTTGTGTCCAACAAGGAGACAGACTCTTTCTCGAAGGCCGTTGAGTTCTGCTCCCAACAAGGCTTAGAGCTGGCTCTGCCCCAGAGTGAGGAGGAGAACCGCATTCTGACTCAGCTGATCGGCGAAGCTGACAAAACAGCCTGGATCAACGTCAACAATAAAAGAGCAGAGGGGAATTTTAGGTCTGATATGAAAAATCAACCTCTGACCTTTACCAAATGGGGTGAAGGAGAGCCGGATGACAGCATCCAGGGTACAGGCTGCACCATGGTGTCTGAGACCGGCATGTGGAGAGTGACACAGGACTGCTCTCTGAACGCTCACATCATCTGTCAGATATAG